The Mycolicibacterium duvalii DNA window ACGAGTCCAAGAGCGCGCAGCTGGTGGTGGTCGGCAGCCGCGGCCGCGGCGGTATCGCGAGCATGCTGCTCGGTTCCGTGAGCACCGCGGTGGCCGAGTCGGCTCTGGCGCCGGTCGCTGTGATCCGCGGCTGAGACCGTGGCTACGTCGCCGGCCCGGTGGCGACCCCTCGCGGAGCCCGCGCTGGCGGTGTGCACGGTGGCAGCGCTGGCTGCGGGCGGTGTCGCGTGGCTGCTCGGAGCGTCACGCGTCGCCGATGCGTGCTGGGCCGCCGGCACTCTGGTCGCGATCGTGCCCGCCGTGCTGTGGGTGGTCGCGGCGCTGCGCCGGGGGCGGCTGGGTGTCGACCTGATCGCGGTGCTGTCGCTGACCGGGACGCTGCTGGTCGGCGAGTATCTCGCCGGGGCTTTGATCGCCGTGATGCTGGCCGGCGGCCGGGCCCTCGACGCCGCGGCCACGCGCCGTGCGTCCCGGGACCTGCAGGCACTGCTGGAGCGGGCGCCGCGGTTCGCCCGTCGCCGGATCGGCACCCAGGTCGGTGTCGTCCCGATCGCCGAGGTCGCCGTCGACGACATCCTGGTCATCGCGCCCGGCGACGTGCTACCCGTCGACGGCCGGGTCACCGAGGGCGCTGCGGTGCTCGACGAGTCGGCGTTGACCGGGGAGTCCGTGCACGTCGAGCGGTCCGCTGGGGAGGCCGTGCGCAGCGGGGTGGTCAACGCCGGCGGCGTCTTCGAACTGCGCGCCACCGCCACGGCCGAAGACAGCACCTACGCCGGGATCGTGCGGCTGGCCCGGCAGGCGGGTGCCGAGAACGCGCCCGTCGTGCGACTGGCCGACCGGTACGCGGCCTACTTCCTGCCGCTGGCGCTGCTGATGGCCGGCGCCGCCTGGCTGGCCGGCGGCTCGGCCGTGCGGGCCGTCGCGGTCCTGGTGGTCGCCACCCCGTGTCCGCTGCTGCTGGCCGCGCCGGTGGCCATCGTGTCGGGCCTGTCCCGGGCGTCACGGACCGGAGTGGTGATCCGCAGCGGAGCCGCGCTGGAGAGCCTGGGCCGGGCAACCACTCTGGTGATGGACAAGACCGGCACCCTCACGATGGGCGCCCCCCGGGTCGTCGACGTCGTCGCCGCCCCGGACCGCGACGCGAGGGAGGTCTTGCGGATCGCCGCCTCGGTGGACCAGATGTCGCCGCACGTGCTGGCCGAAGCGATCGTCGCCGAGGCGCTGGCCCGCGATCTGAGTCTGGCGTTGCCGTCGCAGGCCACCGAGGAGCCCGGCCGCGGCGTCAGTGCGACGGTGGACGGCCACCGGGTGACGGTAGGCGCACTGAGTGAGGGCACCGTCACCGCCGCGTGGGCGCTGGGCGCGCTCAACCGGGCCCGGCTGGACAACGCGGCGGTGGCCTGGGTCTGCGTCGACGCCCAACCGATCGGCGCGGTGCTGCTCCGGGACCCGCTGCGCCGGCAGGCGCCCCGCACGATGAGGCGACTCCGCGAAGCGGGTTTCAACCGGTTGGTGATGCTCACCGGCGACCGGCCCGAACCGGCTCGGGAGGTCGCGACTGTGCTGGGTCTCGACGAGGTGTACGCCCGGCAGAGCCCCGCCGACAAGGTCGCCGCGGTCCGCGCCGAGCGGGACCGCGCCGTCACGGTGATGGTCGGTGACGGCATCAACGACGCACCGGCGCTCGCGGCGGCCACCGTCGGCGTCGCTATGGGGGCGCGCGGAGCGACGGCGTCGTCGGAGGCTGCGGACATCGTGCTGACCACCGACCGGCTCGACCGGCTGGCCGATGCGATGGACATCGCCCGCTGGTCCCGGCGTATCGCGGTGCAGAGCGCCGTGGTCGGCATGACGCTGTCGCTGATCGCGATGACGGTGGCCGCGCTGGGTTGGCTGCCGCCCGCGGCGGGCGCGTTGTTGCAGGAAGCCATCGACGTCACGGTCATCCTCAACGCGTTGCGCGCGCTGCGGGGTGACCCCCGCACGAAGGTGGAGCTGGCCGCCGCAACCGAGGCGATGCTGCAGGAGTTCGCCGCCGAGCACGAGGAACTGCGCGACGCGCTGAGCCAGATCCGGACCAGCGCCGACAGCCTGGTCGCAGGTGCCGACACCGCGGCACTGCGCTCGGTGCAGCGATCCTACGCATTGCTGACCGAGCAGATCCTGCCGCACGAGCGCGCCGAGGAGACCGAGTTGTACCCGGCGCTGGCGGCGCCGCTGCACAGCACTGAAGCCACCGCCACGATGAGCCGGACCCACGCGGAGATCCAGCGACTCGCCGACCGCATCGGTTCGCATCTGCGGGTGGCCGAGACGGCGGACGGTATCCAGGCCGATCAGGTCGACGACCTGCTGGCGTGCCTCTACGGCCTGTACGCGCTGCTGCGGTTGCACTTCATCCAGGAGGAGGAGAACTACTTCACCCTCGCGGCAGACGAGCCCGACGTGCGGCGTTGAGGACCATTGGCCCTGGTCGGCCGGCCACCGGCGCCGTCAGGCTGGAGCCAGCGAACGGAAGGTCAGCAGATGCGCGATGTGATCGTCGACTTCGACGTCGTCACCGACGCGGTGGCGCTGGCTACGCGTGCCCCGTCCCTGCACAACAGCCAGCCGTGGCGCTGGGTCGGTGACGGCGCGACCGTCTCGCTGTTCCTAGACGACACCGCGGCACCGAGATACACCGACCCCACCGGACGGGAATTGGTGATCAGCTGCGGGGCGGTTCTCGACCATTTCCGGGTGGCGATGGCCGCAGCCGGATGGGTCTGCCATGTCGACCACTTCCCCAACCCGAACAACCTGGACCACCTGGCCGCGGTGGACTTCAGCCCGATGGACTTCGTCACCGACGGGCATCGCGAACGCGCCGAGGCGATCCGCCGCCGGCGCACCGACCGGTTGCCGTTCTCCGCACCGGCCGACTGGGATCTGCTACTGACCGAGCTCGTCGCAGCGGCGGCGGTCAGCGGGGTGTCCTGCCACGTCGTCGCCGACGACGCGCGCCCCGCGCTGATCCGGGCGTC harbors:
- a CDS encoding heavy metal translocating P-type ATPase encodes the protein MATSPARWRPLAEPALAVCTVAALAAGGVAWLLGASRVADACWAAGTLVAIVPAVLWVVAALRRGRLGVDLIAVLSLTGTLLVGEYLAGALIAVMLAGGRALDAAATRRASRDLQALLERAPRFARRRIGTQVGVVPIAEVAVDDILVIAPGDVLPVDGRVTEGAAVLDESALTGESVHVERSAGEAVRSGVVNAGGVFELRATATAEDSTYAGIVRLARQAGAENAPVVRLADRYAAYFLPLALLMAGAAWLAGGSAVRAVAVLVVATPCPLLLAAPVAIVSGLSRASRTGVVIRSGAALESLGRATTLVMDKTGTLTMGAPRVVDVVAAPDRDAREVLRIAASVDQMSPHVLAEAIVAEALARDLSLALPSQATEEPGRGVSATVDGHRVTVGALSEGTVTAAWALGALNRARLDNAAVAWVCVDAQPIGAVLLRDPLRRQAPRTMRRLREAGFNRLVMLTGDRPEPAREVATVLGLDEVYARQSPADKVAAVRAERDRAVTVMVGDGINDAPALAAATVGVAMGARGATASSEAADIVLTTDRLDRLADAMDIARWSRRIAVQSAVVGMTLSLIAMTVAALGWLPPAAGALLQEAIDVTVILNALRALRGDPRTKVELAAATEAMLQEFAAEHEELRDALSQIRTSADSLVAGADTAALRSVQRSYALLTEQILPHERAEETELYPALAAPLHSTEATATMSRTHAEIQRLADRIGSHLRVAETADGIQADQVDDLLACLYGLYALLRLHFIQEEENYFTLAADEPDVRR
- a CDS encoding Acg family FMN-binding oxidoreductase, whose amino-acid sequence is MRDVIVDFDVVTDAVALATRAPSLHNSQPWRWVGDGATVSLFLDDTAAPRYTDPTGRELVISCGAVLDHFRVAMAAAGWVCHVDHFPNPNNLDHLAAVDFSPMDFVTDGHRERAEAIRRRRTDRLPFSAPADWDLLLTELVAAAAVSGVSCHVVADDARPALIRASELTRSARRYESDYHAELVGWTADVVVTEGIPASALPSAAEREQVGIGRDFPEAGHRDRGDDITEDHAKVVVLSTEDSTRASALRCGELLSAVLLDATLAGLATCTLSHLTEVSESREIVTALTGSIGIPQLLVRIGSAPATRDLGPPTPRRPTAEVLEIRH